The Castor canadensis chromosome 8, mCasCan1.hap1v2, whole genome shotgun sequence genome contains a region encoding:
- the Zcrb1 gene encoding zinc finger CCHC-type and RNA-binding motif-containing protein 1 isoform X2 produces the protein MYPTCPSPLQTMTYTGVTIMKDKDTRKSKGVAFILFLDKDSALNCTRAINNRQLFGRVIKASIAIDNGRAAEFIRRRNYFDKSKCYECGESGHLSYACPKNMLGEREPPKKKEKKKKKKVPEPEEEIEAVEESEDEGEDPALDSLSQAIAFQQAKIEEEQNKWKPSAGGPSTSDDSRRPRIKKSAYFSDEEELSD, from the exons GGTTACTATAATGAAGGACAAAGATACTAGGAAAAGTAAAGgagttgcatttattttatttttggataaaGACTCTGCACTTAACTGCACAAGAGCAATAAACAATAGACAG tTATTTGGTAGAGTGATAAAGGCAAGCATTGCTATTGACAATGGAAGAGCAGCTGAGTTCATCCGAAGGCGAAACTACTTCGATAAGTCTAAGTGTTATGAATGTGGG GAAAGTGGACATTTGAGTTATGCCTGTCCTAAAAATATGCTTGGAGAACGTGAACctccaaagaagaaagaaaaaaagaaaaaaaagaaagttcctgAACCAgaagaagaaat TGAAGCAGTAGAAGAAAGTGAAGACGAAGGTGAAGATCCTGCTCTTGACAGTCTCAGTCAGGCCATAGCATTCCAG CAAGCCAAAattgaagaagaacaaaacaaatggaAACCTAGTGCAGGGGGTCCCTCAACATCAGATGATTCAAGACGCCCACGGATAAAGAAGAGTGCTTACTTCAGTGATGAGGAAGAACTTAGTGATTAA